One Trichoderma asperellum chromosome 5, complete sequence genomic region harbors:
- a CDS encoding uncharacterized protein (TransMembrane:1 (o6-26i)~EggNog:ENOG41~CAZy:GH12), protein MTIRILVNAALLAIPIAVTLGILFGLQSHRDATGQPPLFAPQPPPIPTPAPPKPPKNGVTKTRYCQKSYGITPDTTGQQYILNPNQWNWNVGDPGRLCMNVTTFNNGTYATSTTAPQFMVSWQYPRGPEDNPVHAFPNIQIDTDVIPATVNSISKVDIDIEWSYGVGNETTTSSTLADLTADNLNTNVAVDMFIDSDKTAAQNPAKAKFELMVWFAAYGSSTQPIGFSNGAVSTQTLNGNTFNLYAGINTATKQNVMTWYTDTPIQKFNGDISPLINSVFKLTTVTDIPKSSDYLGYLALGSEAFSVDKTVTLYVPQLSIDIETSST, encoded by the exons ATGACGATCCGCATCCTCGTCAAcgctgcgctgctggccaTCCCCATCGCCGTGACGCTGGGCATCTTGTTCGGCCTCCAATCGCACCGAGATGCCACGGGCCAGCCGCCTTTGTTTGCGCCTCAACCGCCGCCGATTCCAACTCCTGCACCGCCGAAACCCCCAAAGAATGGCGTCACCAAGACGAGATATTGCCAAAAGTCGTATGGAATTACACCAGATACCACTGGGCAGCAGTATATAT TAAATCCTAATCAATGGAACTGGAACGTCGGCGATCCTGGACGCCTGTGTATGAAT GTCACCACGTTTAACAACGGCACATATGCCACAAGCACTACCGCTCCTCAGTTTATGGTTTCATGGCAATATCCCCGTGGCCCAGAGGACAACCCTGTACACGCTTTCCCCAACATCCAGATTGATACCGACGTCATTCCCGCCACTGTGAACAGCATTTCCAAAGtcgacatcgacatcgaATGGTCCTACGGCGTTGGCAATGAGACCACAACGTCTTCTACCCTCGCGGATCTTACTGCCGACAATCTCAACACCAACGTTGCTGTCGATATGTTTATTGACAGCGATAAGACGGCCGCTCAGAACcctgccaaggccaagttCGAACTCATGGTTTGGTTTGCGGCCTATGGTAGTTCCACTCAGCCCATCGGTTTTAGCAACGGTGCTGTGTCCACCCAAACGCTTAATGGCAACACATT CAATCTTTATGCTGGCATTAACACAGCGACCAAGCAAAACGTCATGACCTGGTACACCGACACGCCTATACAAAAGTTCAATGGAGACATATCTCCACTCATCAACAGCGTGTTCAAGCTCACCACTGTTACCGATATTCCCAAGTCTAGCGACTACTTGGGATACCTGGCTCTGGGCTCCGAGGCCTTTTCCGTTGACAAGACCGTCACGCTTTACGTACCCCAACTCTCGATAGATATAGAAACATCCTCCACCTAG
- a CDS encoding uncharacterized protein (EggNog:ENOG41~antiSMASH:Cluster_5.2) has product MASRVRRMPPIKVDEYRWRSPPNDTRLRVRRACATEAMFGIEASNHNGENDFFIATTVRFHASSAGSKILTLRDLERMTQSSLVQLRVSQPQVAVTLSWDKQGKCMLQYRTPKVVDEVHQWAASIVTAEANLHSPIDMRDQVEEKKNQESSISNNNAITVYISSPVTALDAGLENSEVHYLFRFNHCLFDGIAARQIVAMLFQSLVAEMSDSSFNKYEDVDWKQSTNNLPPAFVELMDSEQDLCGPRFDRTVHDHMALMKKKVNPL; this is encoded by the coding sequence ATGGCTTCTCGAGTGAGGAGAATGCCACCCATCAAGGTGGATGAGTATCGCTGGCGATCACCCCCCAATGACACAAGATTGAGAGTACGCCGTGCCTGTGCGACTGAGGCCATGTTTGGCATTGAAGCAAGTAATCATAATGGCGAAAATGACTTCTTCATTGCAACTACTGTTCGCTTCCACGCTTCGTCTGCCGGTTCTAAGATACTCACACTCCGTGATTTAGAACGGATGACTCAGTCCTCCTTAGTACAGCTCAGGGTGTCACAGCCACAAGTAGCCGTGACTCTCTCATGGGACAAGCAGGGTAAATGTATGCTCCAATATCGAACCCCAAAAGTCGTGGATGAAGTACACCAATGGGCAGCCAGTATTGTGACTGCAGAGGCGAATTTACATAGCCCTATCGATATGCGAGATCaagtggaggagaagaaaaaccaGGAATCCAGCATATCTAATAATAACGCCATCACGGTGTATATATCTTCGCCCGTAACCGCATTGGATGCGGGCCTGGAGAATTCTGAGGTGCATTATCTCTTCCGCTTCAATCACTGTCTATTCGATGGGATCGCTGCACGGCAGATAGTGGCCATGCTTTTTCAGAGTCTGGTTGCCGAGATGTCTGATTCTTCATTCAATAAATATGAAGATGTAGACTGGAAGCAAAGCACAAACAATCTACCCCCTGCTTTTGTAGAATTGATGGACTCTGAACAGGATCTATGCGGCCCTAGGTTCGATCGTACTGTGCATGACCATATGGCACTCATGAAAAAGAAGGTTAATCCACTATAA
- a CDS encoding uncharacterized protein (TransMembrane:3 (o19-40i61-80o158-177i)~antiSMASH:Cluster_5.2), whose translation MFIRQVADNQVFTSTHGQILVSIVNISIRNFISVFIPTILRQFISYTTEAGFHKLNSSAKLKSIIGTLFGTGIALMAHAIGTWRDEKAGTATSTSRRSRAIMVSTVFAAGMGEFYTGAAAGNASTHVAFTLYTAMRDLMVQSRLRLHNPNTSGTKPDWIHFSIMMTLMTIISGLVNFGMSTLASPSGQAAWPARLSFIEQLRYAVIRGGLNLIGETGDDFLFQIIPSIRSQFKGVENPHVLQLSLKDVGYHKGYLTNAALGPWAARTGLLATTVAMLGITAPYLENNMRLLEGISDLIVGISNGPLYEPFANSGSGQPDPVRTKCSSDEENQKDCSQFNDAASIRSYMHPNIDMTNSAEIRPWDENLGHHRPNSPDTEFTESCDEKASSIQSQEIVLSRADDCVLVQSFSSSSSESTYPCNLEQPPLNSGKITFCAHIPRSIFCGKLMGKAVQITNTTNITNATNNTNNTNAMNTTNTMNTRSWNDEYAASEEQSGHKQQCAIADNIVAIGLAALQRNPRLGKPMLATPMSDIGGTGIFACIPRQARAAAAIKANAYRLSANIIRRALHFEGCCNFFVAHISEATRLQKVLQPNCMNKVAINVFDGKLIGAVQQQLIKYMYIYRVIPALNSLKQVHQWYMYVADAIQQLVVKLSRGQTEPPQTIIIK comes from the coding sequence ATGTTCATACGGCAAGTTGCAGATAATCAAGTTTTCACAAGCACTCATGGCCAAATACTTGTATCCATTGTCAATATATCAATACGCAATTTTATATCAGTCTTTATTCCAACAATATTGCGACAATTTATTAGTTACACCACCGAAGCTGGTTTTCACAAGCTTAATTCGTCAGCCAAGCTGAAGTCGATAATTGGTACGCTCTTTGGCACCGGCATAGCCTTGATGGCCCATGCAATTGGGACCTGGCGGGATGAGAAAGCAGGGACGGCAACATCGACAAGTCGCCGTTCGCGAGCTATTATGGTCAGTACAGTTTTCGCCGCAGGCATGGGTGAATTTTATACTGGCGCCGCCGCGGGCAATGCTTCAACACACGTTGCCTTCACTCTCTACACAGCGATGCGCGACCTAATGGTACAATCACGGTTGCGGCTGCATAATCCAAACACATCTGGCACAAAGCCTGACTGGATACACTTCAGCATTATGATGACCCTAATGACTATAATTTCGGGTTTGGTCAACTTTGGCATGTCAACATTGGCATCACCTTCAGGACAGGCCGCCTGGCCTGCTAGACTGAGCTTTATAGAGCAGCTTCGGTATGCTGTAATACGCGGCGGTTTAAATTTGATTGGTGAAACCGGTGATGATTTTCTATTTCAGATCATCCCTTCTATACGCTCGCAGTTTAAGGGTGTTGAGAATCCTCATGTCCTCCAGCTAAGTCTCAAAGATGTCGGCTATCACAAGGGTTATCTTACCAATGCGGCATTGGGGCCATGGGCTGCGCGGACTGGCCTCCTGGCGACAACTGTTGCTATGCTAGGTATTACGGCGCCATACCTTGAAAATAACATGCGGCTTTTAGAAGGAATTTCTGATTTAATAGTCGGCATTAGCAACGGACCGCTCTATGAGCCCTTTGCAAACTCGGGATCAGGACAGCCAGATCCCGTCCGCACCAAATGTAGCAGTGACGAGGAGAACCAGAAGGATTGTAGTCAATTCAATGACGCTGCTAGTATACGCAGCTATATGCACCCGAATATTGATATGACGAATAGTGCAGAAATCAGACCGTGGGACGAAAATCTGGGGCATCATAGGCCGAATTCCCCAGATACCGAATTTACCGAGTCTTGTGACGAAAAAGCCTCGTCTATCCAATCACAAGAAATTGTCCTATCAAGAGCAGATGACTGTGTATTGGTGCAGTCTTTtagctcctcctcatcagaATCAACATATCCTTGCAACCTAGAGCAGCCCCCATTGAATAGCGGTAAGATCACTTTTTGTGCACATATTCCAAGATCAATCTTCTGTGGTAAACTAATGGGGAAAGCAGTCCAAATCACGAATACCACAAATATCACGAATGCCACGAATAATACGAATAATACGAATGCCATGAACACCACGAATACCATGAATACCAGGAGCTGGAATGATGAATATGCTGCTTCTGAGGAACAATCCGGACATAAACAACAATGCGCAATAGCCGACAACATTGTGGCTATTGGACTTGCTGCACTACAACGCAATCCTCGCCTTGGAAAGCCCATGCTAGCCACCCCAATGTCAGATATTGGTGGTACTGGGATATTTGCGTGTATACCGCGCCAAGCACGAGCAGCCGCTGCAATAAAGGCCAATGCATACAGGCTCAGTGCTAATATTATACGCAGAGCTTTACACTTTGAAGGTTGCTGCAATTTCTTTGTCGCCCATATTAGTGAGGCTACTAGGTTGCAAAAGGTGCTGCAGCCCAACTGCATGAATAAAGTGGCAATTAATGTCTTTGATGGCAAGTTGATTGGCGCTGTTCAGCAACAACTCattaaatacatgtacatttACAGAGTTATCCCTGCACTTAATAGCCTGAAGCAGGTGCATCAATGGTATATGTATGTGGCAGATGCAATCCAACAGCTAGTTGTTAAGCTAAGCAGGGGCCAAACAGAACCCCCACAAAcgattataataaaatag
- a CDS encoding uncharacterized protein (EggNog:ENOG41) encodes MSEVSSPSRQKAARACAACRKYKRRCDKALPSCSLCTRLRRHCDYTNRQSENELKTRIQELESLVTNHVTKLSPQTLSTPASSSQGAGSLPTSQTASSFYPASLRFQKLFLDSDIQTRPDAPPPPSSDMIPVAALSYLSDQAQSATAMSQYFETVHKWMPIISRVRLTSLADVELNSRPRADFALLLLVMKLIQHVPGSSFDAVRDPLYICTKEFAASLDIAGVYTLLKLQAQLLIAVYEMGHGIFPAAYVSIGYCVTQAMALGIHNREAPQILEPPRTWIDWEERQRIWWFIVILERYVNSVGDNRPLLSADPQTTSHLPVDDDAWDSGQAMYPERLILSSSKHLSASPFARLAQASHLQGEVIKHCNDETQSLSHVKNSVEVLSQVLLSFLEVISKDRASMIHFYSSVGVCLSALMKLCDYHSCDSFAIYNDRSLNVSELALAREIALMCQSIMKDCIVKAMSFLNVLREMIQDQEPTVDLASLSPWFLDSLYQCLANIVYLMATSPAVEASGYPSQASLCLDLLQKANQRWNVAGAYLETIDLIEKELKSGRY; translated from the exons ATGAGCGAGGTATCGTCTCCATCCAGGCAAAAGGCGGCACGAGCCTGCGCAGCCTGTCGAAAGTACAAGCGGCGCTGCGATAAGGCGCTGCCGAGCTGTTCTTTATGCACCAG ACTGCGCCGGCATTGTGATTATACTAATCGGCAATCCGAGAATGAGCTCAAAACTCGTATACAGGAGCTCGAGTCACTCGTCACTAACCATGTCACAAAGCTCTCTCCTCAGACCCTATCCACGCCGGCATCTTCCAGCCAAGGCGCTGGCAGCTTGCCAACTTCGCAGACGGCGTCTTCCTTCTATCCAGCTTCCCTACGCTTCCAGAAGCTCTTTCTAGATTCAGATATTCAGACCCGTCCGGAtgcgccaccaccgccgtcCAGCGACATGATCCCTGTTGCTGCTCTCTCCTATTTGAGTGATCAGGCACAGAGCGCCACCGCCATGTCACAGTACTTTGAAACTGTCCACAAGTGGATGCCCATTATCAGTCGAGTTCGCTTAACCTCTTTAGCCGATGTAGAGCTTAATAGCCGCCCCAGAGCTGATTTTGCTCTGTTACTCCTGGTCATGAAACTCATCCAACATGTGCCGGGAAGCTCGTTCGACGCTGTTAGAGATCCTTTGTACATATGCACCAAAGAATTCGCAGCCTCTTTAGATATTGCGGGCGTATATACACTACTCAAACTTCAGGCTCAACTCCTCATTGCTGTTTATGAGATGGGTCATGGCATTTTCCCGGCTGCCTATGTTTCGATAGGCTATTGCGTTACCCAAGCCATGGCCCTCGGCATCCATAATCGAGAAGCACCCCAGATATTAGAACCGCCGCGTACTTGGATTGACtgggaagagagacaaagaatCTGGTGGTTTATTGTAATACTTGAACG ATACGTCAATTCTGTAGGAGATAACAGGCCTCTTTTGTCCGCTGATCCGCAGACTACATCTCACTTACCTGTTGACGATGACGCTTGGGACTCTGGC CAAGCAATGTATCCTGAACGGCTCATTCTGTCCTCGTCGAAACATCTCTCTGCAAGTCCATTTGCCCGTCTCGCTCAAGCATCCCACCTGCAGGGAGAAGTCATTAAGCACTGTAACGACGAAACACAGAGTCTATCACACGTGAAAAATAGTGTAGAAGTGCTCAGCCAAGTGTTATTGAGTTTCTTAGAAGTCATCAGCAAAGACAGAGCTAGTATGATACATTTTTATAGCTCTGTCGGTGTTTGTTTAAG CGCATTGATGAAGCTTTGCGACTACCATTCCTGCGACTCATTCGCTATCTATAACGATAGATCCCTGAATGTATCGGAATTAGCCCTCGCTCGCGAGATAGCTCTAATGTGCCAGAGCATAATGAAGGACTGCATTGTAAAGGCAATGTCTTTCTTAAATGTCCTCAGGGAAATGATACAAGACCAAGAACCCACTGTAGACCTCGCCAGCTTGTCGCCTTGGTTCTTAGATAGTCTATACCAATGTCTTGCTAATATTGTTTATCTCATGGCTACATCTCCCGCCGTGGAAGCGTCGGGATATCCTTCCCAGGCATCTCTATGTCTCGATCTTTTACAAAAAGCGAACCAAAGATGGAATGTTGCAG GAGCATACCTCGAAACCATTGACCTAATAGAGAAAGAGTTGAAATCGGGCAGATACTAG
- a CDS encoding uncharacterized protein (EggNog:ENOG41~antiSMASH:Cluster_5.2): MDHPPEVVALLEKYPVLRKAFETGVESNDGREEKLLSFILSHPDIDNLRGSPTKILSAIDDFSANHDFLISIGGHKAGILSNLITEEKPQTAVELGGYLGYSAILFADAMRRSSPYQQLRVFSLELSAEFASIARELIQLAGLSDIVTVVTGPAEESLRKLHAQGTLTSVDFLFLDHGEDLYPADFKVCEELGLLHKGTVIAADNVERPGAPEYRKLVRSHSKLQSTGVKGLIQPGDFEDEIEISRVIA; this comes from the exons ATGGACCACCCTCCGGAAGTCGTCGCATTACTAGAGAAATATCCTGTATTAAGGAAAGCCTTTGAAACGGGCGTCGAG TCCAACGATGGCCGTGAAGAGAAACTTCTCTCCTTCATCCTTTCGCACCCCGACATTGACAATCTACGAGGCTCTCCCACAAAAATACTCTCGGCCATTGACGATTTCTCGGCCAATCATGACTTCCTTATCAGCATTGGTGGCCATAAGGCGGGGATTTTATCCAATCTGATTACTGAGGAAAAGCCTCAAACCGCCGTTGAGTTAGGGGGCTACCTGGGATACTCTGCTATTTTATTTGCAGATGCTATGCGTCGCAGTAGCCCATATCAACAGCTTCGCGTTTTCAGCCTTGAACTAAGCGCCGAATTTGCTTCTATCGCTAGAGAGCTAATCCAGCTTGCAGGGCTGTCTGACATTGTAACAGTTGTCACCGGCCCCGCAGAAGAGTCTCTTCGCAAACTACATGCACAAGGCACTTTAACCAGCGTTgatttcttgttcttggacCATGGTGAGGATTTGTATCCTGCTGATTTTAAAGTCTGCGAGGAGCTAGGCCTCTTGCACAAGGGTACGGTTATTGCCGCGGACAATGTTGAACGGCCAGGTGCCCCTGAATATCGTAAATTGGTCAGAAGCCATTCAAAATTACAGAGCACCGGGGTGAAAGGGTTAATCCAACCTGGGGATTTCGAG GACGAAATCGAAATCAGCCGCGTCATAGCTTGA
- a CDS encoding uncharacterized protein (EggNog:ENOG41~CAZy:GT2_Glyco_tranf_2~TransMembrane:8 (i150-169o189-216i495-521o536-558i570-587o624-652i664-688o738-754i)) has product MMQSHQEEYEEMVEIGGFRHHQHTASDDSHPRLLNDNMRSNRSSRVNPDDYASPQWPPSIAGTGSSPSLTLRSGATTPYDHMSSSKHLIFADSRSSTPMIQSHISLTALLPQTGRSPSKEVSSSDSDDQNGIAILHDRDDADIWKGWKRYLYTLTPLLTLLNTGIYLTYLGLRIACVILAQKASGLTFAAAWVFIAVELAVAVPSLMHNTWTMWSLKKRNRPKMRLTGNDVPTVDAFITCCGEDDELVMDTVRGACDQDYPIDKFRVIVLDDAKSAGLERSCAILSHTYPNLYYMARTKIPGQPHHFKAGNLNYGLEQSNLLPGGAGQFMAALDADMIPERDWLRALLPHAVMDPKMALVCPPQLFYNTPPSDPLAQSLDFFVHVIEPIKDAMGVAWCTGSGYVARREALEQIGNFPLGSLAEDVATSTLMLGKGWKTAYVHEPLQFGTVPEDYGSHLKQRTRWAIGTVDTSFKLNFCLWGEKVREMTFAQRFSGFLYAALSVYTVLLSVSLFAIPIILIMGKPLVAYANDTQLRWLIRACFANTIINRLCEFVLFIPAGYHTGQRGSRYQLWMSPYIALCLVRAFILPKWLGGQAQAFKPTGSISSALNERDPKLKKNMFRRLWVILVNYMAGFHFAFVYLTLVSVTLVTYRCFFQQSHTTRDILIALVTHAFWPPLTFIFICSSLWTPVAYAIDPPRMPDREDLLIRDAETKVAHPTAQSKKIAFGGQAAWFEFEYTFSTLYTCLIFVLSFLF; this is encoded by the exons ATGATGCAAAGCCACCAGGAGGAGTACGAGGAGATGGTAGAGATTGGTGGCTTCCGGCACCATCAACACACTGCGTCCGATGACTCCCATCCTCGATTGCTCAACGACAACATGAGGTCCAACCGCTCCAGTCGGGTCAATCCTGACGACTACGCATCGCCTCAGTGGCCGCCGTCGATTGCAGGAACTGGAAGCTCCCCTTCCCTAACGTTAAGAAGTGGTGCCACGACGCCGTATGACCACATGTCTTCGTCTAAACACTTAATTTTTGCCGATTCAAGATCGTCCACGCCAATG ATTCAAAGTCATATAAGCCTAACAGCGCTTCTGCCACAGACCGGGCGCTCTCCGAGCAAAGAGGTTAGCAGTAGCGACAGTGACGATCAAAATGGAATCGCTATTCTGCACGACCGAGACGATGCCGACATCTGGAAGGGCTGGAAGAGGTATCTCTACACCCTAACGCCTCTTCTCACGCTGCTCAACACCGGAATCTACTTGACGTACCTTGGCCTTCGTATCGCCTGTGTTATTCTGGCGCAAAAGGCGTCTGGCCTTACgttcgccgccgcctggGTCTTCATTGCCGTAGAACTAGCAGTTGCCGTTCCATCACTCATGCACAACACCTGGACCATGTGGTCCctcaagaagagaaacaggCCTAAGATGAGGTTGACGGGAAACGACGTACCCACTGTCGACGCTTTTATCACCTGTTGCGGTGAAGATGACGAACTAGTCATGGATACGGTTCGCGGCGCTTGTGACCAGGATTACCCCATTGACAAGTTTCGAGTTATTGTCCTGGACGACGCCAAATCGGCTGGCTTGGAGCGATCTTGCGCTATTCTCTCGCACACCTATCCGAACCTCTACTACATGGCCCGAACAAAAATTCCTGGACAACCCCATCATTTCAAAGCAGGAAACCTCAACTACGGCCTGGAGCAGTCTAATTTGTTACCCGGTGGCGCTGGCCAATTTATGGCGGCCCTGGACGCTGATATg ATTCCCGAGAGAGACTGGCTTCGCGCTTTGCTTCCTCATGCTGTGATGGATCCTAAAATGGCTCTGGTTTGTCCTCCCCAGTTGTTCTATAACACGCCGCCATCCGATCCCCTGGCGCAGTCCCTGGATTTCTTCGTCCACGTTATTGAGCCTATCAAAGACGCCATGGGCGTCGCCTGGTGCACTGGATCCGGCTACGTAGCTCGACGAGAGGCTCTGGAGCAAATCGGCAACTTCCCTCTTGGTTCACTGGCTGAAGATGTGGCTACCTCGACCCTTATGCTCGGTAAAGGATGGAAGACGGCTTACGTCCACGAACCCCTCCAGTTTGGAACTGTTCCTGAGGATTACGGCAGCCACTTGAAGCAGCGTACTCGATGGGCCATTGGTACTGTGGACACGTCTTTCAAGCTAAACTTTTGTCTATGGGGCGAAAAGGTCCGCGAAATGACTTTTGCTCAGCGCTTCTCTGGTTTCCTCTACGCAGCCCTTAGTGTCTACACCGTCCTGCTGTCCGTCTCGCTTTTCGCAATTCCCATCATTTTGATCATGGGCAAGCCTCTTGTCGCATACGCCAACGATACACAGCTGCGATGGCTCATCCGTGCGTGCTTTGccaacaccatcatcaaccgTCTCTGCGAGTTTGTTCTCTTCATTCCTGCTGGCTATCACACTGGCCAGCGTGGTTCTCGTTATCAGCTCTGGATGTCGCCTTACATTGCTCTCTGTCTTGTCCGAGCCTTCATCTTGCCCAAGTGGCTCGGAGGGCAAGCGCAAGCTTTCAAGCCCACTGGCTCCATCTCCTCGGCTCTGAATGAGCGCGACcccaagctgaagaagaacatgTTCCGTCGCTTGTGGGTCATCCTTGTCAACTATATGGCTGGATTCCACTTCGCGTTTGTCTACTTGACTCTCGTTTCCGTCACCCTCGTCACGTACCGCTGCTTCTTCCAGCAAAGTCACACCACCAGGGACATCCTGATAGCCCTAGTGACACACGCTTTCTGGCCACCTCTtaccttcatcttcatttgcAGCTCTCTCTGGACTCCCGTCGCCTACGCCATTGACCCTCCTCGAATGCCAGACCGAGAAGATCTCCTGATACGCGACGCCGAGACCAAGGTTGCACACCCCACGGCCCAGAGCAAGAAGATTGCATTTGGCGGCCAGGCCGCCTGGTTCGAGTTCGAATACACGTTCTCAACCTTGTACACATGTCTTATATTTGTCctatctttccttttctaa
- a CDS encoding uncharacterized protein (EggNog:ENOG41) — protein sequence MEIHIGSGWDSVAQIPLSGAATATLRPWKFSPLPLGSVKPGGWMLGEMTAMANGLAGHEHDFYVYVNQSSWLNTPGNGGSEYSSLNEGLPYWFNGLVPLAYQLDDARLKAQVQDVADTVLGFQATDGWIGPEVGNARNFWARTPFFLGLTQLAEADSSWEDRVVTALRRFMTLANKMLNNNSQGFVNCASNVDCTWGQARVHDLIITIQWLLEKYPSDQDSLLWENMNLFYSQTNFKWADWYTEGVFQQVVDPTNSSNFVYIHGVNVGQGLKASSVIYRMTGDDEMITKSENAVDWSFQYHGSASGSILADERERDLSSYIGSELCTAVETAYSMAYMYQVLGNNAYADRAERTIFNAFPVMLTGDKWAHQYMDSPNQPYALSIIQPDGSVPQVFTTANSGVATTYGMEPLYPCCTVNHPQGYPKFVANSWVLYNGGLAHALLSPSTVTTVVKGGSVTVECDTNYPFSNVLTYYVNADKPFTLYLRMPEWADGQMSTLTQSGASSSRLTLDADGTTGMTRINLNAGKTIITYIIVAGVRTEERPNNSVAVFYGNLLYALDVGFAETSSLPHAYYNPTGPGISGLPFSELRDYYINSTKPWNVAIDPSTIQYHGVSSSATLPDPIFEQGAPPNYMTVDGCQIDWPLYLGVTPDVPPQGRTCVGPRRSYRLVPYGGAKVHMSDLPTVTF from the exons ATGGAAATACACATCGGCTCTGGATGGGACT CTGTAGCACAGATACCGCTCAGTGGTGCTGCCACCGCAACTC TTCGGCCATGGAAATTCTCTCCGCTTCCCCTCGGCTCAGTCAAGCCTGGAGGATGGATGCTCGGTGAGATGACCGCCATGGCGAATGGCCTCGCGGGCCATGAGCACGATTTTTACGTCTACGTCAACCAGTCTAGCTGGCTAAACACGCCTGGCAATGGTGGATCCGAGTACAGCTCTCTAAACGAAGGGCTGCCGTACTGGTTCAACGGGCTTGTCCCACTGGCGTATCAGCTTGACGACGCGAGGCTCAAGGCGCAGGTCCAGGATGTTGCCGACACCGTCTTGGGATTCCAGGCTACAGACGGCTGGATCGGGCCAGAGGTTGGCAATGCGAGGAACTTTTGGGCGCGGACGCCTTTCTTCCTCGGCTTGACGCAGCTTGCAGAGGCGGATAGCTCGTGGGAAGATCGAGTTGTCACGGCACTTCGTCGCTTCATGACGTTGGCGAATAAGATGCTCAACAATAACAGCCAGGGCTTTGTGAACTGCGCGAGCAATGTGGACTGCACTTGGGGACAGGCGCGCGTGCATGACCTGATCATTACTATCCagtggctgctggagaagtACCCGTCTGATCAGGATTCCCTGCTGTGGGAGAATATGAATCTGTTTTACTCGCAGACTAACTTTAAGTGGGCGGATTGGTATACCGAGGGAGTGTTCCAGCAAGTAGTGGACCCAACGAATTCCTCCAACTTTGTTTATATCCACGGTGTGAATGTTGGCCAAG GCCTTAAGGCATCCTCGGTCATATACAGAATGACTGGAGACGATGAGATGATTACAAAGAGCGAGAATGCCGTAGACTGGAGCTTCCAGTACCACGGCTCGGCCTCTGGTTCTATCCTCGCAGATGAGAGGGAACGTGACTTGTCATCCTACATTGGCAGCGAGCTCTGCACGGCTGTTGAGACGGCCTACTCAATGGCCTACATGTACCAGGTCCTTGGCAACAATGCCTATGCTGATCGTGCCGAAAGAACCATCTTCAACGCCTTCCCCGTCATGCTTACTGGCGATAAATGGGCCCACCAATACATGGATAGCCCGAATCAGCCATATGCTCTCAGCATTATCCAACCCGACGGCAGCGTGCCGCAGGTGTTTACGACAGCAAACAGCGGCGTGGCCACGACGTATGGCATGGAGCCACTGTATCCGTGCTGCACGGTGAATCATCCTCAGGGCTATCCTAAATTTGTGGCCAACAGCTGGGTATTGTATAACGGTGGTTTGGCGCACGCTTTGCTTAGTCCATCAACTGTGACGACTGTTGTCAAGGGAGGTTCAGTAACGGTTGAGTGTGACACCAACTATCCGTTTAGCAACGTTCTCACATATTACGTTAACGCTGATAAGCCATTCACTTTATACTTGCGTATGCCGGAGTGGGCTGACGGCCAGATGTCGACCTTGACACAGTCTGGCGCCTCTTCGTCTCGCCTGACTCTCGATGCTGATGGGACAACTGGCATGACCAGGATCAATCTTAATGCCGGCAAGACGATAATCACCTACATCATTGTCGCGGGCGTTAGAACAGAAGAGAGACCTAACAACAGCGTGGCGGTCTTTTATGGAAACTTGCTCTATGCGCTGGATGTTGGCTTTGCGGAGACTTCATCACTGCCGCATGCGTATTACAATCCCACTGGTCCTGGCATTTCGGGCCTGCCATTTTCAGAGCTGCGCGACTATTATATCAACAGCACCAAGCCGTGGAATGTTGCCATTGATCCTTCTACGATACAATACCACGGAGTCAGCAGTAGTGCGACCCTCCCAGATCCCATTTTCGAGCAGGGCGCTCCGCCGAACTACATGACCGTTGATGGCTGCCAGATCGACTGGCCGTTGTATCTCGGCGTCACGCCGGATGTGCCACCCCAGGGTAGGACATGTGTGGGGCCGAGGCGGTCGTACAGGCTGGTGCCGTATGGAGGAGCAAAGGTGCATATGTCGGATTTGCCCACCGTAACCTTTTAA